TGCTTAGATGAAAATCTCTGATGTACTTTATACGTGCTTTTAGTATTCTTGCTtgtagagaaaacagagaaatcttAGGTACTGTTTGCATCAAAGTGCTGAGACAAAAGTAAGGCAAGCTTGTTCTTATTGAATGTTGCAGTGCTTTGCATTACTCAGGGGTGATAATGAGAATTTGACGAAATTCAGTTTGCATGGTTTTAGCATTTTCCAGCTTACAGACTATGACTGAATACAGTAGGTTTATGAACTAATAGCACTGGAGTCAGCAGCAGTAATATACGTTTCCATTAAATGTAAGGCAGGCTGgcactttgctttattttgtgaatTAGAACTGCTTTATTGCAGCACCTGACAACCCAATGGCTTTAGATTTTTTAGCTGTCTGTTAGCTGCAACAAGAGAAAGCCATCTTGTGGGCTGAAGAGGAATTCTAAATACGCTTCAGTGgatgtttctttaatttttttaaaacctttgatGAGGGATATCACACTAATTTGTTCTTGCATAAACATAAATCTGCACAGACACAAGATAACTGTATCAAACTACAATGACAGCTCTTCAGTAATCAACGCTTGACTCTTAGCTAAAGCTGTCTCCATTGCTCAGGCTGTCTTTGGCTTTGTTGCTTAGCGTAGGCTATAAAGGATGAGCCAAGTGCTGTGCAGTCTCTCACCATCACCCCCCCATATATAGAAAGTTCagaattttctgtaaaacagcagTGCGTATAGCGCATAGCAATACTCATCTATTCTCCTGACATTGGATTTATTAATAGAAACAATATGGTAAGATgggaagataataaaaaaaggggaaaaaaagtaactttcCAGTTAAATTGAAGGCTGTATTATCcacttgctgaaaaataaaatctttggtACACAAGATCTTTGAATCAGAAGGTGAATTTTTTAATCACGCTCTAAGAGAAAGAGATCTTCCTGCTGAGCCTGTTTCAATGTGTAATAAGCAGATAAGATAAGCAAATAATTCTGTCTGTGTAAAAGTGGTAAAGTGTTTCCTGGTGTTTGGGGgttgttttctggttttttttattggtgGTCAGTTTTTTGCTATATGTTGTCACTTAAAAttgaatttctgtttgtttgcaatAAGGAGGAAGTTTCTGTTGAAGTCCTAAAGACCTACATTCAGGTAAGCTTTCGCAtccatattttgttttctctgacagTTTAGAcataaaggaggaagaaaaagagagtaaAGGTTACGGAGTGCAAAGAGTTAGTGCTCTCTTAGTAGATACATGGAAGCTTGCCGAGTATACAGCGTTTCCATCAGAAATGCTTACATAAGAGATTATTGACCCTTGTTTAGAAGCTGAGAAGTAAGTGGAGTTTTCTATAcgaggggagaaaaagaaacactcaGGAATTTGGGTTACACATTATTTAATATTCATAACTTAGATAGGTACATAGAGGAATATAGCTTggtttttttcaatatttactttctgttcttcagcGGATGGTATCAGAGAAGCACACAGATTTAATAGCTTTTTATGTCAGCCACCTGCCCCCAGAGCTAGCAGTTGCCCAGTACGCTCTGTTTCTAGAAGACGTTACGGAAAGCGATCAGCGCCACCACTGTCTTGAATTAGCAAAAGAAGCAGGTGAGATATGCTGTATATTATGTTTTCTACCCGCAACCTGGAACGGCAGTTCTATTTCTAAAGTAAGCTAAATATCACTTCTGTTGTGGACCATATCCGAACTGTACCAGAAATTAAACGCTAACTGCCTGTCTTAAATATGTGCTCTGAAGTTTGGCAAACGTATCTGTatgcagctccccagcacagacTGTTTGGCATTTTCTGTTATCTCGGATTTCATTCATCTCAAATACCTGCAATAAATTATGTATCTCAAAAGCCTATAATATAGTGTGGCAGTGAGAGTGTGACCAGCCCAGTAACAATTACTGGTAGTAAGAAGTAAGATCCGCAGCCAGAGTCTGGAATTCGTTCAGTGGCAAGTTTGAATTTCTGATCCCCGTTGTGTAATTCTCTTTTCACCTAGGTCTGGATGTTGCAGCCATAACAAAAACTGTGGTTGAGAACATCCGCAAGAAGGACGCGGGGGATTTCAGTCACCATGACCATATGTTAGACACGGGCACGACGGAGGTGAGTATGCTTTGTTAGGTAGATATTCCAATCTGCAGTCAAGCGTAGCGTCCTTCACCAGATGTGTTCCATATTTCCCTTGAAACAGTGGTGGAAATTGCCTTGAGAGAGCCTGTGAGTGAAACACACTTTTCGTGTTGCCAAGTGAAGAGATTAATTGCATGAATTCttaacttctgtttctctttgatCTTCTGGGCTTGAGTTGTGTCACTAGTAGCAGGTCCCTGTGAGAGCAGTAAGTGGAGGTGAAGCCTGTGAAATAACTGTGACAAAATAGTTGTAGCTGAGAGTAGAGTATTATGAGGATTAATACTTTGGATCTCAGATGTACCTCATTATATGTTCAAACAATATTCCAGCTACTACATAGTCTGTACTGACTGGCTCCTTGTCATCACCACTGAATGTCAGCTGGATCCAATTCAATGCTTAAGTGACAGTGAGGTACTATTAACAGCTAGTGTTCTATTTCCAGAGTGGTGTTTGGAAAGCCCTGATAGTTTGTAAACCTGTAggaatttttttgctgtttcctttaaAGATTTCAACTCTTGCCCTCTCTGAGTTAAATAAGTAGCTTACCCAGTGCAACAGTTGGAAAACTGGTCCCAGGCCGAGTGTAACCCTAAAGTTTATAGCAAGGGTTCCATAAACCATGTTTACACAGTGCATTCATACTAAAGATTTTATGCTTGGTAATCCGTAGAAGTTCCTGAGATCTGATGCTTACCCATGGGTCTGAACAtcttggagatattcagaaatgGATTTTTGGATGAATCTAGATTGTAGAGATTGTTTCCTAAGCTTTTGATACAAAAGGTGTGAATAAAGTGATTCTTATTAGCATGTTGTAAGACTGTCCAAAGATCTCTGGAAACCTGTGTATTTCTTTGAGCagatttattatatttaatgcCAGCCGTATGTTTTAACTGTTAGTGACTCTAATAAATACGTTGGCTTTTACAGGCAGATCGGCTGAAAATAGATGTAATTGACTGGCTCGTATTTGATCCTGCACAGAGGGCAGAAGCACTCAAGCAAAGCAATGCTATCATGAGGAAGTTCTTGGGTATTCAACTTCACAAATACTGTAGTCTTTCTAAATgctggttttgttctctttgacTCTCGACAGTACGTTCAGTCTGGCTTTGCATCTTGTCTGCTAAAAGGCATGGGTAATAGAGAGAGCATTGTACAATGCCTCTTCCTTATAGTGACTTAACTGTGATACAGTTTGTCAGTTTGTGTAGGGAAAGTATGGAAATTACAAAGCTGCTGATACTCAGCTCACATTCTTATAGCATCCAAGAAGCATGAAGCTGCAAAAGATGTGTTTGTGAAGATTCCTCAAGACTCTATAGCAGAAATATATAACCAATGGGAAGAGCAGGGAATAGAAGCCTCTCTTCCAGCTGAAGATGACAACGCTATAAGAGAACATTTATGTATACGGGCGTATTTGGTGAGTGTCAAATAAACTGTATTCCAAGTTAGTAATATAATAGTGGTAATATAAGTAACGATGGCTTTGCCTTGGTGGTGACATTTTAAGCTTTGCCTGTTTGATTTAACTTCTGATTCCTGGATATGCTGTTCGTGAAAGCTTACAAAGTAGTGAGCTCCTTTCTATACTCAAAGTTAACATTTGGCTTTTGTGCGTTTAATGATGTTCTTATAAATGAGTAAAAAACGTCCAAACATTGTTTCCAATGCAATGCAGGAAGCCCATGAGATCTTCAATAAATGGTTTCAACACATGAACTCAGCTCCACAGAAGCCACCTTTGTTGCCACAAGCAAGTTTCACTGAAAAAGTGGCCCATGAACATAAGGAGAAAAAGTACGAGGTAGGCAAAAGTTCAAGTTATTTACTGTAAACATTTATGTTCTTGCTTAGGAGACGGTCTTAGTGAAGCTAAGAAGTCTGCTCATTCATTTTGCTTAAGaacttgtcaacggtttacNNNNNNNNNNNNNNNNNNNNNNNNNNNNNNNNNNNNNNNNNNNNNNNNNNNNNNNNNNNNNNNNNNNNNNNNNNNNNNNNNNNNNNNNNNNNNNNNNNNNNNNNNNNNNNNNNNNNNNNNNNNNNNNNNNNNNNNNNNNNNNNNNNNNNNNNNNNNNNNNNNNNNNNNNNNNNNNNNNNNNNNNNNNNNNNNNNNNNNNNNNNNNNNNNNNNNNNNNNNNNNNNNNNNNNNNNNNNNNNNNNNNNNNNNNNNNNNNNNNNNNNNNNNNNNNNNNNNNNNNNNNNNNNNNNNNNNNNNNNNNNNNNNNNNNNNNNNNNNNNNNNNNNNNNNNNNNNNNNNNNNNNNNNNNNNNNNNNNNNNNNNNNNNNNNNNNNNNNNNNNNNNNNNNNNNNNNNNNNNNNNNNNNNNNNNNNNNNNNNNTGGGGACTGTagcagtccttctcttctgagaaccaggtatatccactacatgatgttatgatgtggaataccaataaccgaaaatcacaaaaccatgacagaactctatttataaaatattgtatttatatGCTGAAAAGAGGaagtagaaaacagaagaatggtAGAGCCACTGCACAAGAAATTCTcatcctgttttcctttgcGACTCAGATTTATTTGTAAAACTGTATTATGTAACGGTTAACTGTCCATTATAAGGTATTGTTTATCAGCATTATAAATAAATCTGAGTGTTTGATTTTCTATTAACTCTTCCCTAGGCGCACAGGATGAAGGGCTGTTTTGTTATATTggtcacattttcatttttaaaagattgcgcttttctgtttgttctgccAAAAGCATTTTGCACATCTGTCCAGTACGAATATACTGGATTTGCTTTATGCAGGTATTGTCTTTATAGGCATGACAGAATAAAGGGCTTAAAATCATCTTTCATTAGCAGTTCTGAGTgtttctgagcaacctgtttgATCCTCTGCGTAGGGAATGAAGCCATAGTGGCAGTAGCTGTTAGCAGCAGGCTGTTAAGTTTTAGCTGCTGGCTGATGATTCTAATCTGAATGAGCGCGGCGCGAGTTGAAGATTGTGCTACAATAGCCTTGGAATTACTCAGTCCAGCAGTAGATAACTTTCTGTTCCTTTGGCAGGTAGACTATGGTATTTGGAAAAGTTTCTTGGATGGTCTTACAAGTGACGTCAAGGAGAAAATGTACAACGTGTTGCTGTTTGTTGATGGAGGATGGATGGTTGATGTTAGAGAGGTAAAATGATGTTTAATATCGTGCCGTGGACCACAAAGTGCTGGACTGTACCCAGTTGTACCCTTGTTGTCTTTAGTTTGATGTCCTTCTGCCTACTTATTCATCATTCTCTCTGGCCTCGCTGTCATCAGTTACAGGTCGCTTCCCCTTCAGGTGCCATATAAGCCAGATCTGGCAGTCCAGTTGAGGCTGTTagtcatggttttttttttgcctgtgaCACTACAGATATCCTGATTATGCTGCCTTTTAAAGATGGAtgtttgtagaatcatagaatcatagaattagtgaggttggaaaagacctacaagatcatccagtccaaccatccacctaccaccaataaccccactaaaccatgtctctcaacgctatacctaaatgtttcttgaacacctccagggatggtgactcaaccacctccctgggcagcccattccagcgcctgaccactctttcacaaaagtagtatttcctcatgtccagcttaaATCTTCCCTGGCGCATGAAGCTTGAGcccattccccctcgtcctatcatgagttacacaagagaagaggctgacccccagctcactacaacctcccttcaggtagttgtagagagtgataaggtctcccctgagcctcctcttctccagactgaacaatcccagcttcctcagccgctcctcataaggcctgtgctccagatccctcaccagcttcattgccctcctctgaacacgctccagggcctcaatgtctttcttgcagtgaggggcccaaaactggacacagtactcgaggtggggcctcaccagggctgagtacagagggacaatgacttccctactcctgctagcaacactatttctgatacaagccaggatgccattggccttcttggccacctggacacactgctggctcatgctcagcccagcatcgaccaatacccccaggtccgtttcctccacacagtcttccaatAATAATACTATATGCTTGTAATAATACTTGTAATACTAATCTCTACCGTGCTTTGGTAAGGATGCAGAGGAGGACCCCGAACGAACACATCAGATGATTTTGCTGCGGAAGCTGTGTCTGCCAATGATGTGCTTCttactgcacacagtgctgcacagTACTGGGCAGTACCAGGAGTGCCTGCGGCTGGCTGACATGGTGGCGTCCGAGCGGCACAAGCTCTACACGGTGAGTTACTGAGCGCCGCGGGCAGCTCGGCTTCCAGTGAAAAACTCCACAGGTTGGCTGTGGAAAAAGCTTCCATGCAGAGAGGAAGACACCGTATGGTTCGGAACATCCGGAGTTCCTTTATGTCTTCCCATTCGCTGCAGttgtaaagaatttcctctcaTGCTGATTAAAAGGAATCCAAGAGTCAATTTTGAAACACCAAAGGTGATTACAAAATAGCTCTTCTGAGTAGTGTGGGTACCAATTTTTGGATAACGGAGATTGAATTGAAAGAAGTTGAACgatagaattgttttttttctccgtTACACTTCAGGACATTTTATAAGCAGGTTTCACTTGGGAGTACTTGGTTTACCCAACCCCCTCCCTCCAAGACCCTCAAATACAGTCCTCCAAAATGGATACCTCACAAAAATCACACCCCCCCAAAACACATCCATTTTGGAGGGGGTGGGGTAGGGGATTAGAAACCTGATGAGAAACGTCAAGACTAAGAAAAACACTGCGATGCGTTTACAGGGGTTGGCTTCTTAAGATCTCTGCCAGCAGTAATGGGAAAATTAAACTTGTCAGTTCGCCAGTACTTTGTGTGGTAGCTGAGACAGAGCTATCCGGACACTCCTTGTGGGGTTTGAGTACTGCCACTGCTTCCAGTCCCCTGCCAACCGTGGTTCCGAAATGTCTGTTGTGGGCACTCCTGGATGAAACATCAGTGAAAACACTGAGTAACTCGGCTAACCACTATTCACTTTGATACCGGTGCAATTCCTTGCAAATAAATACAACTTGAGTATgtactttttttattcttaggtattttcaaaagaagaacTCCGAAAATTCTTACAGAAGCTGAGGGAATCTTCTCTGATGCTTCTGGACCAGGACCTTGATCCCTTGGGATATGAAATTCAGTCTTAGGATTTCCTGTAGATATCTGCAAACACTTTTGAACCTGGACACTGATTAACCAGTCCATGCTTTTGTTCGTTGTGTAATCCATTCCCATCTTTGTTCCAAGAAACACAGCTACGCAGATTTCACTTCTGAAGCCCTGACCAACGTGAGATGATATTTGTTACACAGTctcttttgtaattttttttttctaataaacgtgctttacaaacagaaaatgtttgttcaTTCACATCTAAACTGCCAGTACACATCGAAAGCTGGTGGTTGCGTGACCTTCTCCATGTATGTGCCGAGGAGCCGCCTGTAGGCTGGGAGCATTCAGCAGTCCAAGAAAGCCCAGAGCGGCAGTGAATAAAGAAAGGGAGGCAGCACGGGGAAAGCAGGGGCCAGAAGGGCAGGAGCAGTGGGTGGAGGGGAGGAATGTCCAACCAAGAGCAAAGCGACCGGCTCCTGGCAGCCCCGCAGAGGAGACAGCGCCGTTGAGGGGCACCATTTAGCTGCTCGGAGGTTTTAATTCTGACCTGGAGGTCGTGTCTGGAAACGAGCGTGAGGTTCTGCGTTTCGTTTAGAAACCGCCTTGCCACGTTTACGTGTGTGAATGTGTCTAGCTTCTTTTCCCGTAAAGGGAGAGGGCGGAGGACGCAGCTCCAATGCAGAGGGCACGACAGCGGCAGCAGCTCCGTTAATTCAGCGCCCGCTGCCACCTGACAAAGGCCAACCCTAGCGCTGCGTGCCCGCGAAAACCGCACCGCCTGCTCGGGGCGGCGCACCCGGGGCGGGAGCCCGCTGCCGGTAGGGGCCGAGCCGCGCTCCGGGCTGGTCCCCGCAGCCCTGGCGGGCGGAGCCNNNNNNNNNNNNNNNNNNNNNNNNNNNNNNNNNNNNNNNNNNNNNNNNNNNNNNNNNNNNNNNNNNNNNNNNNNNNNNNNNNNNNNNNNNNNNNNNNNNNNNNNNNNNNNNNNNNNNNNNNNNNNNNNNNNNNNNNNNNNNNNNNNNNNNNNNNNNNNNNGCGGGGCGCGGCGTGCCGTGGCGTGAGGTGCCGCGCGGTGCCGGCGGCATGGGCTGGATGCCGGCGCAGGGGCGGCTGGCGGCGGGGCTGCTGGTGAACCTGGCCGCCTCCATCTGCATCGTCTTCCTGAACAAGTGGCTGTACGTGCGGCTGGGCTTCCCCAACCTCAGCCTGACGCTGGTGCACTTCGCCATCACCTGGCTCGGCCTCTACCTCTGCCAGGCGCTCGGCGCCTTCGCCCCCAAGAGCCTGCGGGCCGCCCAGGTGCTGCCGCTGGCGCTCAGCTTCTGCGGCTTCGTCGTCTTCACCAACCTCTCGCTGCAGAGCAACACCATCGGCACCTACCAGCTGGCCAAGGCCATGACCACGCCGGTCATCGTGCTCATCCAGAGCCTAGCGTACGGCAAGAGCTTCCCGCTCCGCATCAAGCTCACCCTGGTGAGGGCCGAGGGGGGgacgcggggccggggccgcgccgAGCCCACGCCGCCGCCCCCCAACGCCTCTCCGTCCCGCAGGTGCCCATCACGCTCGGCGTCTTCCTCAACTCCTACTACGACGTGAAGTTCAACGCCCTCGGCACGGTGTTCGCCACGCTGGGCGTCCTGGTCACCTCGCTCTACCAAGTGGTCGGTAtcggcggggccgggggggcgcGGGCGGGCTGCGCTGCGGGAGCGGCCGCGCCCCTCAGAGCGGAGCGGGCGGTGCTAGCGGGCTGTCCGGCGCTGGGCTGTCCGGCGCTCGGCTCTCGCTGCCGGCGCTGCCCTTGCCCTGCTCTGCCGTCGCTCCTACGGCGTGTCCTTGAGCTGCTGGCGCTCCGTCGGCATCCTTCCGCGGTTCCCGTATTGGCTGCGCTGGGGCTGCGAAGATGGAGAAGGGTCGGGAGGGCAAGGTGTGCGAGGGGCGGCTCGGGTCCCTGGGTGcgctcagcccagagcagggcaggctgaggggaggcctcatggcggctgcagctcctcacacggagcggagggcagcgctgagctctgctctctgtgacagcgacagggcccgagggaacggcatggagctgtgtcaggggaggggcgggtggggattagggaaagggtcttcaccagagggcggtgggcatggaacaggctgcccagggcagtgggcgcGGCCCCAGGTGCCGGAGTTGAAGGAGCGtttggacagcgctctcagacACGGGGGTTTCATTTCGGGTTGGTCCCgtgtggagctggagctggactCCTTATAGGTCCCTTCAGACTCAGGATGTGATCATGCCAAGTGTAACCCTCTGCTCTGTTGCGGTGGAAGAACGCAGAGTGGCTCAGCCCTTTCTGCTGTTGTCTTTCAACACATCATCTGCCACAGCCCTAAAAGCTGCCCTTGTCCCGCTGATGCGATGTTGTCTCAGCTTGAGCCCGCTTGATTGCAGTAGGTACAGAGTGCCTGCAGGAGATGCGGGGCTCTGGAACACGAGATGACCAGTAGCAGTGGTTTGTCCTGTTTGGGGCAGAAGGGGGAGAGAGGTGCTGCGGAGTGACTTCAggtggctgtgtgctggggaagTGATGGCACCTgagtttttcaaaaaaattagCAAATGTGTATTGGAATTCATGTTGCCAACAAATGAGATGTGAAAGGAGGAAAGTTCACCACGTTTGGTagccaaatattttaatagagcTCTGGAAACATTCCTGGCAATAAATAGCACAATTTTTGTGTGTGGAAGTAAAGGTATTACTTTGAAAATCAGCATAAGTTATGCTGCATTCAAAGAGGCAGCAGTTTAGAAGCCAATATATACTCAGAGTGCGTATATATATCCGGAGCGCAGGCAGGGTAGGAGGCGGCCTCTGCCCAGGCCAAGGTGCTCAGCTCCATCATAGGCAGGATCCTGAATTTGTTGTGAGTAAAAGAGAGCTGGtgttttcttcccagctctgctccttttttGTTATTCCTCAAGAGTAACTCTTAGCaccaggaaggaaaggaaggccGAGGTGCCCAGATATTTGGCTGAGAGGGATCTCACTGTGTtccctttcatagaatcacagaatcatttgagttggtaGGGATCCTTAAAcgtcatctagtccaactccctgcagtgagcagggacacctacagctaggccaggttgctcagagccgTGTCCaccctgaccttgagtgtctccagggctGGGGATACATTCAGGAGGCATTTCCTCATGGTGTGACTGTGCTCCATGTGTTTGTACTCACAAAAGACAAACATTGGTTTGGCAAAGGTGGGCAGTAGCGCTCACCGGTCCGCCTGTCTGGTGTTGTCCGCATGAGAAACACTCTGTGCTAGCAGATGGTTTGCTTCTGCTCAAATGCTGGGTTGTTTTCCTGATGCTTAACAGCTTTCTCTTTTGGTCTTAGTGGGTCGGAGCGAAGCAGCATGAGTTGCAGGTAAACTCCATGCAGTTGCTGTACTATCAGGCACCCATGTCCTCGGCCATGCTGCTGTTCATCATTCCCTTCTTTGAGCCAGTCTTTGGAGAAGGGGGCATATTTGGGCCCTGGACGCTTTCTGCTGTGGTAAGGCTTTCATCGACCTTTGTCTGTACTGACCcgaaactgttttatttttgttcttgatATGTTTTTCTTGCCTGATATGTTGTATTTGAAAGTAAAGGAACCTGGAATGTATCTACAGATGGTCAGAAGTATGTGGGGTTGCTGACTGTGTGCGTTAATCCACAGATAATGGTGCTGCTGTCTGGTGTGATAGCCTTTATGGTAAACTTGTCCATTTACTGGATCATTGGAAATACGTCGCCTGTCACGTATCCTTTGTAACATTAGTTGCCTTTCCTGTTTCCATATCAGTTATGCTAGCATTCATTTGGATTGATTTACTGTGGGAAAACCAGTTTGTGACCTGCCTGCTTTCTCTTATACGATGAAGCTGGAAAagcacttttttgttgttgttgtttttggttttttttagcataTCTCATAGAGTTGTGGAATtgttatggttggaaaagacttctaagatcatcaagtccaaccgctAACCCATCGCTACCATTCCCACAAAACCATGGCCCAAAGTGCCACCTCTAAATGTCTCTTtaacgcctccagggacggtgacccgACCGCGTGAGTTGAACACGATACACCTTTGTGTGCCTTGGGTACAACTAACTGAGTTCCTAACCACTCTGTTAACTGCAAATGTCgatgtgatttttttgtaaTCCTTAACAGGTGCTTAGATACAACATGTTCGGACACTTCAAGTTCTGCATCACGCTGCTGGGAGGGTGCCTCTTGTTTAAGGACCCCCTGTCTGTTAACCAAGGCCTTGGCATTCTGTGCACGTTGTTTGGCATCTTAGCCTACACACACTTCAAGCTTAGCGAGCAGGAAAGCAGTAAGAGTAAATTGGTTCAGCGTCCATAAAGCAGGGTTTTCTGGAGGTTACTATGTTACGTTGTGGGGGACAACGGGTATTTAAATCTGCATTGATTTTAGAATGCACAGAATTGCCCCATTCATTTCGAGCGGTGGTTTTCATTTAACTGCCAGGATCGTTATTCTGtaactaaaacaaacaagctgaaTGATGTGAAATGTCAGAGTTTTCCTATCTCACTCTGTCTGATCATCttcattacattacattacaaATGGTAACTTAACAAAGAAGCTGGCACGCTTCAAACTGCTGTGGAAATATTACTAAAGTCATTATATATTTTGCATACTACGTGAGATGGTGGTGGCTACTGCTATGAGAGAGGGAAGTAATCTCACCTTTGTGATCATGTCCATGTTGTGGTTGTGAAGAAACTCGGAGGCACTGTAATGCAGATGTTCTGGCTCTTACGCTTCCTCCCTTTTGTCTGGTAGGTGACAGAGAGCAAAGGTACTTCGTTTTGTTGTTGTAATGAGGGCTCCGAGCTCGTTCCTATTTCTTATATGCTTGACTTGAATACGTTGATAAATTAGGTAAAATTTCTGGTGGAGGGAGACAGACTAGAGGAGACACTGGAAAACTTGAAGCCCCAGGCCAAGCTGTAGATAAACAGGAGAAGAGATCTAAGCAGTTACCTTCGGTTCTTCTTTTAATCTATCAGGGCGTCGACTCATTCATTAGGTTTTTTAGAAAACCTGTTAGCGCTTCgcagttttctctttgccaAAACCAAGGCTTGACTTGAGATTGCGAGCCTATGAAAATCTCTGGTTTCACGGTGGCCGCCAAATACTTAGCAGCCCGTGCTCTGGGCAGCCATGCTCAGAATACCCGTGGAGAAACGTTGCCAAGGGTGGCTGTCTGCGGCAAgcgggggctgctgggctccccTCCCTCGCCCCGCGTGAGTCACGTTCTTCGGGGTCTGCGCCCCGCCACACTCCTTGTTCCGAGGTACGGCCCGGGCACACAAGCCCCTAAGTGCTGTGAGGCCTGCTTTGGGATTGGGGGTTCTGTGCTAATTCGGGAACGCTTTGGAAATGACTTTGTGCCAGTACCAAGCGCTGATATGACAGCATGGGAGGAAGAAGTTGAGTGCCGTTCTATTTtaagtatgaaagaaaaaataaacgTGCTCGGTAAATCTGGTGAAAACATATGTTC
The Numida meleagris isolate 19003 breed g44 Domestic line chromosome 1, NumMel1.0, whole genome shotgun sequence genome window above contains:
- the SLC35E3 gene encoding solute carrier family 35 member E3, coding for MGWMPAQGRLAAGLLVNLAASICIVFLNKWLYVRLGFPNLSLTLVHFAITWLGLYLCQALGAFAPKSLRAAQVLPLALSFCGFVVFTNLSLQSNTIGTYQLAKAMTTPVIVLIQSLAYGKSFPLRIKLTLVPITLGVFLNSYYDVKFNALGTVFATLGVLVTSLYQVWVGAKQHELQVNSMQLLYYQAPMSSAMLLFIIPFFEPVFGEGGIFGPWTLSAVIMVLLSGVIAFMVNLSIYWIIGNTSPVTYNMFGHFKFCITLLGGCLLFKDPLSVNQGLGILCTLFGILAYTHFKLSEQESSKSKLVQRP